Proteins encoded together in one Microcebus murinus isolate Inina chromosome 18, M.murinus_Inina_mat1.0, whole genome shotgun sequence window:
- the SLFN5 gene encoding schlafen family member 5, with translation MSLKVDLETNFAEYVLDVGKLILGTQQRREMDPQLRDTQNEIIMQAVCALLNSGGGMVKAEIENEDYNYESHGVGLDLPPIFRGYLDAMRQGKLFLIFVKSWNTEAGVRIATLCSNLYHRKRTSTDVMSSWEALAFLRGRTKSPTNVNNSYSLHPQEAQGGPQHEENIQALAAALFDRAQLQYLEKLNFPESTHTRFIMFSANVSQCIKERLPECVSAFANTEGGYVFFGVHDETHQVIGCEEHRIKFTSVRATINGCMNKLPVLHFCARRRGIRYVVKLLEVHDKGALHGYVCAIKVEPFCCAVFARDPDSWQMKDCSVKQLAAKEWVAWMMERDPDISRFSEMVLELSLSSATPRGRAVYTHKNLERLKEQQKRRFPVLPDRVVYTPESLYKELFSQHKGLRELINKEMRSVLQGILIFSRSWAVDLGLQEKQGVICEALLISQNNTPIFYSIFSKLDVGCKGYSMIVAHSLKQKLVNTGGYTGRLCVTPLVLLLSPDRTAQTHYGSDMQIYPESYNLKTTQDMEALLQSLVIVLFGLRSFLSEDLGSEVLHLLTDKQYELLSKNLRSTRQLFVHGLPGSGKTVLALKIIEKIRNVFHCQPDHILYICENQPLKKFVSMKNICQAVTRKTFMKNDFEDTQHIIIDEAQNFRTEDGGWFGKAKAITQRAEACPGILWIFLDYFQISHMYCSGLPHLSDQNPREELTRVFRNADPIANHLQQVMQDVRRKSPPNLPTRSLQMLHEPEWPQGIPGNLEIRNLNFERVVNYVAEKCYFFFRNGYSPRDIAVLLSEASEVDKYKNKLLVAIRKRRTFQLNQEVHLLVQIKDASDILTNHIVLDSIRRFSGLERNIVFGVNPRAAETAISHNLLLCLSSRARKHLYILYVSI, from the exons ATGAGTCTCAAGGTTGATTTGGAAACAAATTTTGCTGAGTATGTCCTCGATGTAGGAAAACTCATCCTTGGGACTCAGCAAAGGAGGGAAATGGACCCTCAACTGCGGGACACACAAAATGAAATCATCATGCAAGCAGTATGTGCTCTGCTGAATTCTGGTGGGGGCATGGTCAAGGCTGAGATTGAGAACGAAGACTACAATTACGAAAGTCATGGAGTAGGCTTGGATTTGCCCCCAATTTTCAGAGGCTATTTAGATGCAATGCGGCAGGGAAAACTCTTTTTGATATTTGTGAAGTCATGGAACACAGAGGCTGGTGTACGAATTGCTACTTTGTGCTCCAATTTGTACCACAGAAAGAGAACATCTACAGATGTCATGAGTTCTTGGGAAGCTCTGGCGTTCCTCAGAGGGAGGACTAAGTCTCCCACGAATGTAAATAATTCCTATTCGTTACATCCACAGGAAGCTCAGGGAGGTCCGCAACATGAAGAGAACATACAGGCCTTGGCTGCTGCTTTATTTGATAGAGCACAGCTTCAGTATCTGGAAAAACTCAACTTTCCTGAGTCCACACATACCAGATTTATAATGTTCTCAGCAAATGTGTCACAATGTATTAAGGAGAGACTCCCCGAGTGTGTCTCTGCATTCGCAAACACTGAAGGAGGATATGTATTTTTTGGTGTGCATGATGAGACCCATCAAGTTATTGGATGTGAGGAACACAGAATAAAATTTACCAGCGTGAGGGCTACTATTAATGGCTGTATGAATAAGTTACCTGTCCTTCATTTCTGCGCACGGAGGCGTGGGATACGATATGTCGTTAAATTGCTTGAAGTACACGATAAGGGGGCCCTCCATGGATATGTCTGTGCCATCAAGGTGGAGCCATTCTGCTGTGCGGTGTTTGCCAGAGATCCTGATTCCTGGCAGATGAAAGACTGCAGTGTGAAACAGCTGGCCGCAAAAGAATGGGTAGCTTGGATGATGGAAAGAGACCCAG ATATTTCCAGGTTTTCTGAGATGGTCCTTGAGCTGAGTTTGTCATCCGCCACGCCCCGGGGCAGAGCCGTGTACACTCATAAGAATTTGGAACGTCTGAAAGAACAGCAGAAACGTCGCTTTCCAG TATTACCAGATAGAGTGGTGTACACTCCGGAAAGCCTCTACAAGGAACTCTTCTCACAACATAAAGGACTCagagaattgataaataaagaaATGCGCTCTGTCTTGCAAGGAATACTGATTTTTTCTCGAAGCTGGGCTGTGGACTTAGGTCTGCAAGAGAAGCAGGGAGTCATCTGTGAAGCTCTTCTAATTTCCCAGAACAACACCCCGATCTTCTACTCCATCTTCAGCAAGTTGGATGTGGGGTGCAAGGGCTATTCTATGATAGTTGCCCATTCTCTGAAGCAGAAGCTGGTGAACACAGGTGGCTACACTGGGAGATTATGCGTCACTCCTTTGGTCCTCCTGCTCAGTCCTGATAGAACGGCACAGACTCATTATGGTTCGGATATGCAAATTTACCCTGAGTCCTATAACCTTAAAACCACTCAGGACATGGAAGCTCTGTTACAGTCCCTTGTGATAGTCTTATTTGGGTTAAGATCCTTCTTAAGTGAGGATCTGGGTTCTGAGGTTTTGCACCTACTCACAGATAAACAGTATGAGTTGCTTTCAAAGAACCTTCGCAGTACTAGACAGCTGTTTGTTCATGGCTTGCCTGGATCGGGGAAGACCGTCCTGGCTCTTAAAATCATAGAGAAGATCAGGAATGTGTTTCACTGTCAGCCAGATCATATTCTCTACATCTGTGAGAACCAGCCCCTAAAGAAGTTTGTAAG CATGAAAAACATCTGCCAGGCGGTGACCCGGAAAACTTTCATGAAAAATGACTTTGAAGATACTCAACACATCATCATTGATGAAGCTCAGAATTTCCGCACTGAAGATGGTGGCTGGTTTGGGAAGGCAAAAGCCATCACTCAGAGAGCTGAGGCTTGCCCAGGAATTCTCTGGATCTTTCTGGACTATTTCCAGATCAGCCACATGTATTGCAGTGGCCTCCCCCACCTCTCAGACCAGAACCCAAGAGAAGAGCTCACCAGGGTATTCCGCAATGCAGATCCAATAGCCAACCACCTGCAACAGGTAATGCAGGACGTCAGAAGAAAGTCTCCACCCAACCTCCCCACTAGGTCCCTACAGATGCTCCATGAACCTGAATGGCCTCAGGGTATACCAGGCAACTTAGAAATTAGAAACTTGAACTTCGAGAGGGTGGTGAATTATGTGGCAGAGAAGTGCTATTTTTTCTTCAGGAATGGTTATTCTCCCAGAGATATTGCTGTGCTTTTGAGTGAAGCAAGCGAAGtggacaaatataaaaataagctaCTAGTAGCAATAAGGAAGAGAAGAACTTTTCAGCTCAACCAGGAGGTCCATCTGTTAGTACAGATCAAGGATGCATCAGATATTTTGACTAATCATATTGTATTGGATAGCATCCGTCGATTTTCAGGCCTAGAAAGAAACATCGTGTTTGGAGTCAATCCAAGGGCTGCTGAAACAGCTATTTCCCACAATCTTTTGCTCTGTCTGTCTTCCAGGGCAAGGAAACATCTGTATATTCTGTATGTTTCTATCTGA